The Doryrhamphus excisus isolate RoL2022-K1 chromosome 18, RoL_Dexc_1.0, whole genome shotgun sequence genome contains a region encoding:
- the LOC131106407 gene encoding uncharacterized protein LOC131106407 isoform X2, with amino-acid sequence MTSPKCGHFWRHLSCGKSDRRPFDPQDRRPVDPQIRYHSWPAVWMRPEPANRLGHQNCSTTVGLQFGCDQNRLTDLATRTAVCTTVGLQSVCPCVRLSVRPSVRASVCPCVRLSVRPSVRPSVCPSVRLSVRPSVRPSVCPSVRPSVRPSVRPSVRPSVRPSVRPSVRPSVHTGTAAGLQFGCDQNRLTDLATRTAVCTTVGLQFGCDQNRLTDLATRTAVPQFGCDQNRLTDLATRTAVCTTVGLQFGCDQNRLTDLATTTAVCTAVWMRPEPANRLGHQNCSMYHSWPAVWMRPEPANRLGHQNCSMYVCTQLTNLASSTAVCMYVCTYPHRYHSWPAVWMRPEPANRLGHQNCSMYHSWPAVWMRPEPANRLGHHNCSMYVCTQLTNLASSTAVCMYVCMHVSTQVPQLACSLDATRTG; translated from the exons ATGACGTCACCAAAATGCGGCCACTTTTGGCGCCATTTAAGCTGCGGGAAGAGTGACCGGCGTCCTTTTGATCCACAAGACCGTCGTCCTGTCGATCCACAAATAAG gtaccacagttggcctgcagtttggatgcgaccagaaccggctaaccgacttggccaccagaactgca gtaccacagttggcctgcagtttggatgcgaccagaaccggctaaccgacttggccaccagaactgcagtat gtaccacagttggcctgcagtctgtctgtccgtgcgtccgtctgtccgtgcgtccgtctgtccgtgcgtccgtctgtccgtgcgtccgtctgtccgtgcgtccgtctgtccgtccgtccgtctgtccgtccgtccgtctgtccgtccgtccgtctgtccgtccgtccgtctgtccgtccgtccgtccgtccgtgcGTCCGTCCGTGCGTCCATCCGTGCGTCCATCCGTGCGTCCATCCGTGCGTCCATCcgtgcgtccgtccgtccacacaggtaccgcagctggcctgcagtttggatgcgaccagaaccggctaaccgacttggccaccagaactgcagtat gtaccacagttggcctgcagtttggatgcgaccagaaccggctaaccgacttggccaccagaactgca gtaccgcagtttggatgcgaccagaaccggctaaccgacttggccaccagaactgcagtat gtaccacagttggcctgcagtttggatgcgaccagaaccggctaaccgacttggccaccacaactgcagtat gtaccgcagtttggatgcgaccagaaccggctaaccgacttggccaccagaactgcagtat gtaccacagttggcctgcagtttggatgcgaccagaaccggctaaccgacttggccaccagaactgcagtatgtatgtctgcacccagctaactaacttggcctcttcaactgcagtatgtatgtatgtatgcacgtatccacacaggtaccacagttggcctgcagtttggatgcgaccagaaccggctaaccgacttggccaccagaactgcagtat gtaccacagttggcctgcagtttggatgcgaccagaaccggctaaccgacttggccaccacaactgcagtatgtatgtctgcacccagctaactaacttggcctcttcaactgcagtatgtatgtatgtatgtatgcacgtatccacacaggtaccacagttggcctgcagtttggatgcgaccagaaccggctaa
- the LOC131106407 gene encoding uncharacterized protein LOC131106407 isoform X1: MTSPKCGHFWRHLSCGKSDRRPFDPQDRRPVDPQIRYHSWPAVWMRPEPANRLGHQNCSTTVGLQFGCDQNRLTDLATRTAVCTTVGLQSVCPCVRLSVRPSVRASVCPCVRLSVRPSVRPSVCPSVRLSVRPSVRPSVCPSVRPSVRPSVRPSVRPSVRPSVRPSVRPSVHTGTAAGLQFGCDQNRLTDLATRTAVCTTVGLQFGCDQNRLTDLATRTAVPQFGCDQNRLTDLATRTAVCTTVGLQFGCDQNRLTDLATTTAVCTAVWMRPEPANRLGHQNCSMYHSWPAVWMRPEPANRLGHQNCSMYVCTQLTNLASSTAVCMYVCTYPHRYHSWPAVWMRPEPANRLGHQNCSMYVCTQLTNLASSTAVCMYARIHTGTAVWMRPEPANRLGHQNCSTTVGLQFGCDQNRLTDLATRTAVCMSAPS, from the exons ATGACGTCACCAAAATGCGGCCACTTTTGGCGCCATTTAAGCTGCGGGAAGAGTGACCGGCGTCCTTTTGATCCACAAGACCGTCGTCCTGTCGATCCACAAATAAG gtaccacagttggcctgcagtttggatgcgaccagaaccggctaaccgacttggccaccagaactgca gtaccacagttggcctgcagtttggatgcgaccagaaccggctaaccgacttggccaccagaactgcagtat gtaccacagttggcctgcagtctgtctgtccgtgcgtccgtctgtccgtgcgtccgtctgtccgtgcgtccgtctgtccgtgcgtccgtctgtccgtgcgtccgtctgtccgtccgtccgtctgtccgtccgtccgtctgtccgtccgtccgtctgtccgtccgtccgtctgtccgtccgtccgtccgtccgtgcGTCCGTCCGTGCGTCCATCCGTGCGTCCATCCGTGCGTCCATCCGTGCGTCCATCcgtgcgtccgtccgtccacacaggtaccgcagctggcctgcagtttggatgcgaccagaaccggctaaccgacttggccaccagaactgcagtat gtaccacagttggcctgcagtttggatgcgaccagaaccggctaaccgacttggccaccagaactgca gtaccgcagtttggatgcgaccagaaccggctaaccgacttggccaccagaactgcagtat gtaccacagttggcctgcagtttggatgcgaccagaaccggctaaccgacttggccaccacaactgcagtat gtaccgcagtttggatgcgaccagaaccggctaaccgacttggccaccagaactgcagtat gtaccacagttggcctgcagtttggatgcgaccagaaccggctaaccgacttggccaccagaactgcagtatgtatgtctgcacccagctaactaacttggcctcttcaactgcagtatgtatgtatgtatgcacgtatccacacaggtaccacagttggcctgcagtttggatgcgaccagaaccggctaaccgacttggccaccagaactgcagtatgtatgtctgcacccagctaactaacttggcctcttcaactgcagtatgtatgtatgcacgtatccacacaggtaccgcagtttggatgcgaccagaaccggctaaccgacttggccaccagaactgca gtaccacagttggcctgcagtttggatgcgaccagaaccggctaaccgacttggccaccagaactgcagtatgtatgtctgcacccagctaa
- the LOC131106407 gene encoding uncharacterized protein LOC131106407 isoform X3, with amino-acid sequence MTSPKCGHFWRHLSCGKSDRRPFDPQDRRPVDPQIRYHSWPAVWMRPEPANRLGHQNCSTTVGLQFGCDQNRLTDLATRTAVCTTVGLQSVCPCVRLSVRPSVRASVCPCVRLSVRPSVRPSVCPSVRLSVRPSVRPSVCPSVRPSVRPSVRPSVRPSVRPSVRPSVRPSVHTGTAAGLQFGCDQNRLTDLATRTAVCTTVGLQFGCDQNRLTDLATRTAVPQFGCDQNRLTDLATRTAVCTTVGLQFGCDQNRLTDLATTTAVCTAVWMRPEPANRLGHQNCSMYHSWPAVWMRPEPANRLGHQNCSMYVCTQLTNLASSTAVCMYVCTYPHRYHSWPAVWMRPEPANRLGHQNCSTTVGLQFGCDQNRLTDLATTTAVCMSAPS; translated from the exons ATGACGTCACCAAAATGCGGCCACTTTTGGCGCCATTTAAGCTGCGGGAAGAGTGACCGGCGTCCTTTTGATCCACAAGACCGTCGTCCTGTCGATCCACAAATAAG gtaccacagttggcctgcagtttggatgcgaccagaaccggctaaccgacttggccaccagaactgca gtaccacagttggcctgcagtttggatgcgaccagaaccggctaaccgacttggccaccagaactgcagtat gtaccacagttggcctgcagtctgtctgtccgtgcgtccgtctgtccgtgcgtccgtctgtccgtgcgtccgtctgtccgtgcgtccgtctgtccgtgcgtccgtctgtccgtccgtccgtctgtccgtccgtccgtctgtccgtccgtccgtctgtccgtccgtccgtctgtccgtccgtccgtccgtccgtgcGTCCGTCCGTGCGTCCATCCGTGCGTCCATCCGTGCGTCCATCCGTGCGTCCATCcgtgcgtccgtccgtccacacaggtaccgcagctggcctgcagtttggatgcgaccagaaccggctaaccgacttggccaccagaactgcagtat gtaccacagttggcctgcagtttggatgcgaccagaaccggctaaccgacttggccaccagaactgca gtaccgcagtttggatgcgaccagaaccggctaaccgacttggccaccagaactgcagtat gtaccacagttggcctgcagtttggatgcgaccagaaccggctaaccgacttggccaccacaactgcagtat gtaccgcagtttggatgcgaccagaaccggctaaccgacttggccaccagaactgcagtat gtaccacagttggcctgcagtttggatgcgaccagaaccggctaaccgacttggccaccagaactgcagtatgtatgtctgcacccagctaactaacttggcctcttcaactgcagtatgtatgtatgtatgcacgtatccacacaggtaccacagttggcctgcagtttggatgcgaccagaaccggctaaccgacttggccaccagaactgca gtaccacagttggcctgcagtttggatgcgaccagaaccggctaaccgacttggccaccacaactgcagtatgtatgtctgcacccagctaa
- the LOC131106407 gene encoding uncharacterized protein LOC131106407 isoform X5 — protein MTSPKCGHFWRHLSCGKSDRRPFDPQDRRPVDPQIRYHSWPAVWMRPEPANRLGHQNCSMYVCTQLTNLASSTAVCMYVCMYVCMYVCMYVCTYPHRYHSWPAVWMRPEPANRLGHQNCSTTVGLQFGCDQNRLTDLATRTAVPQFGCDQNRLTDLATRTAVCTTVGLQFGCDQNRLTDLATTTAVCTAVWMRPEPANRLGHQNCSMYHSWPAVWMRPEPANRLGHQNCSMYVCTQLTNLASSTAVCMYVCTYPHRYHSWPAVWMRPEPANRLGHQNCSMYVCTQLTNLASSTAVCMYARIHTGTAVWMRPEPANRLGHQNCSTTVGLQFGCDQNRLTDLATRTAVCMSAPS, from the exons ATGACGTCACCAAAATGCGGCCACTTTTGGCGCCATTTAAGCTGCGGGAAGAGTGACCGGCGTCCTTTTGATCCACAAGACCGTCGTCCTGTCGATCCACAAATAAG gtaccacagttggcctgcagtttggatgcgaccagaaccggctaaccgacttggccaccagaactgcagtatgtatgtctgcacccagctaactaacttggcctcttcaactgcagtatgtatgtatgtatgtatgtatgtatgtatgtatgtatgtatgtatgtatgcacgtatccacacaggtaccacagttggcctgcagtttggatgcgaccagaaccggctaaccgacttggccaccagaactgca gtaccacagttggcctgcagtttggatgcgaccagaaccggctaaccgacttggccaccagaactgca gtaccgcagtttggatgcgaccagaaccggctaaccgacttggccaccagaactgcagtat gtaccacagttggcctgcagtttggatgcgaccagaaccggctaaccgacttggccaccacaactgcagtat gtaccgcagtttggatgcgaccagaaccggctaaccgacttggccaccagaactgcagtat gtaccacagttggcctgcagtttggatgcgaccagaaccggctaaccgacttggccaccagaactgcagtatgtatgtctgcacccagctaactaacttggcctcttcaactgcagtatgtatgtatgtatgcacgtatccacacaggtaccacagttggcctgcagtttggatgcgaccagaaccggctaaccgacttggccaccagaactgcagtatgtatgtctgcacccagctaactaacttggcctcttcaactgcagtatgtatgtatgcacgtatccacacaggtaccgcagtttggatgcgaccagaaccggctaaccgacttggccaccagaactgca gtaccacagttggcctgcagtttggatgcgaccagaaccggctaaccgacttggccaccagaactgcagtatgtatgtctgcacccagctaa
- the LOC131106407 gene encoding uncharacterized protein LOC131106407 isoform X6, with protein MTSPKCGHFWRHLSCGKSDRRPFDPQDRRPVDPQIRYHSWPAVWMRPEPANRLGHQNCSTTVGLQFGCDQNRLTDLATRTAVCTTVGLQSVCPCVRLSVRPSVRASVCPCVRLSVRPSVRPSVCPSVRLSVRPSVRPSVCPSVRPSVRPSVRPSVRPSVRPSVRPSVRPSVHTGTAAGLQFGCDQNRLTDLATRTAVCTTVGLQFGCDQNRLTDLATRTAVPQFGCDQNRLTDLATRTAVCTTVGLQFGCDQNRLTDLATTTAVCTAVWMRPEPANRLGHQNCSTTVGLQFGCDQNRLTDLATRTAVPQLACSLDATRTG; from the exons ATGACGTCACCAAAATGCGGCCACTTTTGGCGCCATTTAAGCTGCGGGAAGAGTGACCGGCGTCCTTTTGATCCACAAGACCGTCGTCCTGTCGATCCACAAATAAG gtaccacagttggcctgcagtttggatgcgaccagaaccggctaaccgacttggccaccagaactgca gtaccacagttggcctgcagtttggatgcgaccagaaccggctaaccgacttggccaccagaactgcagtat gtaccacagttggcctgcagtctgtctgtccgtgcgtccgtctgtccgtgcgtccgtctgtccgtgcgtccgtctgtccgtgcgtccgtctgtccgtgcgtccgtctgtccgtccgtccgtctgtccgtccgtccgtctgtccgtccgtccgtctgtccgtccgtccgtctgtccgtccgtccgtccgtccgtgcGTCCGTCCGTGCGTCCATCCGTGCGTCCATCCGTGCGTCCATCCGTGCGTCCATCcgtgcgtccgtccgtccacacaggtaccgcagctggcctgcagtttggatgcgaccagaaccggctaaccgacttggccaccagaactgcagtat gtaccacagttggcctgcagtttggatgcgaccagaaccggctaaccgacttggccaccagaactgca gtaccgcagtttggatgcgaccagaaccggctaaccgacttggccaccagaactgcagtat gtaccacagttggcctgcagtttggatgcgaccagaaccggctaaccgacttggccaccacaactgcagtat gtaccgcagtttggatgcgaccagaaccggctaaccgacttggccaccagaactgca gtaccacagttggcctgcagtttggatgcgaccagaaccggctaaccgacttggccaccagaactgca gtaccacagttggcctgcagtttggatgcgaccagaaccggctaa
- the LOC131106407 gene encoding uncharacterized protein LOC131106407 isoform X7, with protein MTSPKCGHFWRHLSCGKSDRRPFDPQDRRPVDPQIRYHSWPAVWMRPEPANRLGHQNCSTTVGLQFGCDQNRLTDLATRTAVCTTVGLQSVCPCVRLSVRPSVRASVCPCVRLSVRPSVRPSVCPSVRLSVRPSVRPSVCPSVRPSVRPSVRPSVRPSVRPSVRPSVRPSVHTGTAAGLQFGCDQNRLTDLATRTAVCTTVGLQFGCDQNRLTDLATRTAVPQFGCDQNRLTDLATRTAVCTTVGLQFGCDQNRLTDLATTTAVCTAVWMRPEPANRLGHQNCSTTVGLQFGCDQNRLTDLATRTAVCMSAPS; from the exons ATGACGTCACCAAAATGCGGCCACTTTTGGCGCCATTTAAGCTGCGGGAAGAGTGACCGGCGTCCTTTTGATCCACAAGACCGTCGTCCTGTCGATCCACAAATAAG gtaccacagttggcctgcagtttggatgcgaccagaaccggctaaccgacttggccaccagaactgca gtaccacagttggcctgcagtttggatgcgaccagaaccggctaaccgacttggccaccagaactgcagtat gtaccacagttggcctgcagtctgtctgtccgtgcgtccgtctgtccgtgcgtccgtctgtccgtgcgtccgtctgtccgtgcgtccgtctgtccgtgcgtccgtctgtccgtccgtccgtctgtccgtccgtccgtctgtccgtccgtccgtctgtccgtccgtccgtctgtccgtccgtccgtccgtccgtgcGTCCGTCCGTGCGTCCATCCGTGCGTCCATCCGTGCGTCCATCCGTGCGTCCATCcgtgcgtccgtccgtccacacaggtaccgcagctggcctgcagtttggatgcgaccagaaccggctaaccgacttggccaccagaactgcagtat gtaccacagttggcctgcagtttggatgcgaccagaaccggctaaccgacttggccaccagaactgca gtaccgcagtttggatgcgaccagaaccggctaaccgacttggccaccagaactgcagtat gtaccacagttggcctgcagtttggatgcgaccagaaccggctaaccgacttggccaccacaactgcagtat gtaccgcagtttggatgcgaccagaaccggctaaccgacttggccaccagaactgca gtaccacagttggcctgcagtttggatgcgaccagaaccggctaaccgacttggccaccagaactgcagtatgtatgtctgcacccagctaa
- the LOC131106407 gene encoding uncharacterized protein LOC131106407 isoform X9: MTSPKCGHFWRHLSCGKSDRRPFDPQDRRPVDPQIRYHSWPAVWMRPEPANRLGHQNCSTTVGLQFGCDQNRLTDLATRTAVCTTVGLQSVCPCVRLSVRPSVRASVCPCVRLSVRPSVRPSVCPSVRLSVRPSVRPSVCPSVRPSVRPSVRPSVRPSVRPSVRPSVRPSVHTGTAAGLQFGCDQNRLTDLATRTAVCTTVGLQFGCDQNRLTDLATRTAVPQFGCDQNRLTDLATRTAVPQLACSLDATRTG; encoded by the exons ATGACGTCACCAAAATGCGGCCACTTTTGGCGCCATTTAAGCTGCGGGAAGAGTGACCGGCGTCCTTTTGATCCACAAGACCGTCGTCCTGTCGATCCACAAATAAG gtaccacagttggcctgcagtttggatgcgaccagaaccggctaaccgacttggccaccagaactgca gtaccacagttggcctgcagtttggatgcgaccagaaccggctaaccgacttggccaccagaactgcagtat gtaccacagttggcctgcagtctgtctgtccgtgcgtccgtctgtccgtgcgtccgtctgtccgtgcgtccgtctgtccgtgcgtccgtctgtccgtgcgtccgtctgtccgtccgtccgtctgtccgtccgtccgtctgtccgtccgtccgtctgtccgtccgtccgtctgtccgtccgtccgtccgtccgtgcGTCCGTCCGTGCGTCCATCCGTGCGTCCATCCGTGCGTCCATCCGTGCGTCCATCcgtgcgtccgtccgtccacacaggtaccgcagctggcctgcagtttggatgcgaccagaaccggctaaccgacttggccaccagaactgcagtat gtaccacagttggcctgcagtttggatgcgaccagaaccggctaaccgacttggccaccagaactgca gtaccgcagtttggatgcgaccagaaccggctaaccgacttggccaccagaactgca gtaccacagttggcctgcagtttggatgcgaccagaaccggctaa
- the LOC131106407 gene encoding uncharacterized protein LOC131106407 isoform X4: MRPEPANRLGHQNCSTTVGLQSVCPCVRLSVRPSVRASVCPCVRLSVRPSVRPSVCPSVRLSVRPSVRPSVCPSVRPSVRPSVRPSVRPSVRPSVRPSVRPSVHTGTAAGLQFGCDQNRLTDLATRTAVCTTVGLQFGCDQNRLTDLATRTAVPQFGCDQNRLTDLATRTAVCTTVGLQFGCDQNRLTDLATTTAVCTAVWMRPEPANRLGHQNCSMYHSWPAVWMRPEPANRLGHQNCSMYVCTQLTNLASSTAVCMYVCTYPHRYHSWPAVWMRPEPANRLGHQNCSMYVCTQLTNLASSTAVCMYARIHTGTAVWMRPEPANRLGHQNCSTTVGLQFGCDQNRLTDLATRTAVCMSAPS, from the exons atgcgaccagaaccggctaaccgacttggccaccagaactgca gtaccacagttggcctgcagtctgtctgtccgtgcgtccgtctgtccgtgcgtccgtctgtccgtgcgtccgtctgtccgtgcgtccgtctgtccgtgcgtccgtctgtccgtccgtccgtctgtccgtccgtccgtctgtccgtccgtccgtctgtccgtccgtccgtctgtccgtccgtccgtccgtccgtgcGTCCGTCCGTGCGTCCATCCGTGCGTCCATCCGTGCGTCCATCCGTGCGTCCATCcgtgcgtccgtccgtccacacaggtaccgcagctggcctgcagtttggatgcgaccagaaccggctaaccgacttggccaccagaactgcagtat gtaccacagttggcctgcagtttggatgcgaccagaaccggctaaccgacttggccaccagaactgca gtaccgcagtttggatgcgaccagaaccggctaaccgacttggccaccagaactgcagtat gtaccacagttggcctgcagtttggatgcgaccagaaccggctaaccgacttggccaccacaactgcagtat gtaccgcagtttggatgcgaccagaaccggctaaccgacttggccaccagaactgcagtat gtaccacagttggcctgcagtttggatgcgaccagaaccggctaaccgacttggccaccagaactgcagtatgtatgtctgcacccagctaactaacttggcctcttcaactgcagtatgtatgtatgtatgcacgtatccacacaggtaccacagttggcctgcagtttggatgcgaccagaaccggctaaccgacttggccaccagaactgcagtatgtatgtctgcacccagctaactaacttggcctcttcaactgcagtatgtatgtatgcacgtatccacacaggtaccgcagtttggatgcgaccagaaccggctaaccgacttggccaccagaactgca gtaccacagttggcctgcagtttggatgcgaccagaaccggctaaccgacttggccaccagaactgcagtatgtatgtctgcacccagctaa
- the LOC131106407 gene encoding uncharacterized protein LOC131106407 isoform X8: MYVCTYPHRYHSWPAVWMRPEPANRLGHHNCSMYVCTQLTNLASSTAVCMYARIHTGPCVRASVCLSVRPSVCLSVRLSVCPSVRPSVCPSVRPCVRPSVRPSVRPCVRLSVRASVHTGTAAGLQFGCDQNRLTDLATRTAVCTTVGLQFGCDQNRLTDLATRTAVPQFGCDQNRLTDLATRTAVCTTVGLQFGCDQNRLTDLATTTAVCTAVWMRPEPANRLGHQNCSTTVGLQFGCDQNRLTDLATRTAVPQLACDQNWLTDLATRTAVPQFGCDQNRLTDLATRTAVCTTVGLLNCSVDATRTS; this comes from the exons atgtatgtatgcacgtatccacacaggtaccacagttggcctgcagtttggatgcgaccagaaccggctaaccgacttggccaccacaactgcagtatgtatgtctgcacccagctgactaacttggcctcttcaactgcagtatgtatgtatgcacgtatccacacaggtccgtgcgtccgtgcgtccgtctgtctgtccgtgcgtccgtctgtctgtctgtccgtgcgtctgtccgtctgtccgtccgtgcgtccgtccgtctgtccgtccgtccgtccgtgcgtccgtccgtccgtgcgtccgtccgtccgtccgtgcgtccgtctgtctgtgcgtgcgtccgtccacacaggtaccgcagctggcctgcagtttggatgcgaccagaaccggctaaccgacttggccaccagaactgcagtat gtaccacagttggcctgcagtttggatgcgaccagaaccggctaaccgacttggccaccagaactgca gtaccgcagtttggatgcgaccagaaccggctaaccgacttggccaccagaactgcagtat gtaccacagttggcctgcagtttggatgcgaccagaaccggctaaccgacttggccaccacaactgcagtat gtaccgcagtttggatgcgaccagaaccggctaaccgacttggccaccagaactgca gtaccacagttggcctgcagtttggatgcgaccagaaccggctaaccgacttggccaccagaactgca gtaccacagttggcctgcgaCCAGAActggctaaccgacttggccaccagaactgca gtaccgcagtttggatgcgaccagaaccggctaaccgacttggccaccagaactgcagtat gtaccacagttggcctgttgaactgcagtgtgGATGCAACCAGaaccagctaa